The proteins below are encoded in one region of Ktedonobacterales bacterium:
- a CDS encoding DUF2251 domain-containing protein — protein MQKVGAQGKRAQNRKPTIWVARANGDKSFGAIFEDDGKTGYFYLCALNPKEILSHVEIYQTADLPLPMREDYIQIYWAEHGQRAALCIRGWPLAVFDIPSRKGWLLEELPEDASDTAREAALMDALVVE, from the coding sequence ATGCAAAAAGTAGGCGCTCAGGGCAAACGCGCCCAGAACCGCAAACCCACTATCTGGGTCGCGCGCGCCAATGGCGACAAAAGTTTCGGCGCCATCTTCGAGGATGATGGCAAGACAGGATATTTTTATCTCTGCGCCTTGAATCCTAAAGAAATCCTCAGCCACGTCGAAATCTATCAAACCGCCGACCTACCGCTGCCCATGCGTGAGGACTACATCCAGATTTACTGGGCCGAACATGGACAGCGCGCCGCCCTCTGCATTCGCGGCTGGCCGCTGGCTGTCTTCGATATTCCCAGCCGCAAAGGCTGGCTGCTGGAAGAACTCCCTGAAGACGCCAGCGATACCGCCCGCGAAGCCGCGCTGATGGATGCGCTCGTGGTGGAATAA
- a CDS encoding bifunctional nuclease family protein, producing the protein MVEMTVESVRINLATGQRVVILKDMKVDRYLFIWIANAEAYAIAMELQGTTAPRPLTHDLLKSVITELGGTMTNVVISDLVDDIFYARLVIDADGRHVEVDSRPSDAIALAVRAKAPIYVSESVLERAGVTLENPEEQQEQQKQEKDNLDIYRDFINSLDVLDEFGKSD; encoded by the coding sequence ATGGTGGAGATGACTGTCGAGAGCGTGCGCATTAATCTGGCGACAGGGCAGCGCGTCGTCATCCTGAAAGATATGAAGGTTGACCGCTACCTGTTTATCTGGATTGCCAACGCTGAGGCATACGCGATAGCTATGGAGCTTCAGGGAACCACAGCGCCGCGCCCGCTCACACATGATCTGTTGAAGTCGGTCATTACCGAACTTGGCGGTACGATGACCAATGTTGTTATTTCCGACCTTGTGGACGATATTTTCTACGCCCGCCTGGTGATAGACGCTGATGGACGGCACGTGGAAGTTGATTCGCGCCCTAGCGATGCCATTGCGCTGGCGGTACGGGCAAAGGCGCCTATTTATGTGTCAGAATCAGTGCTGGAGCGTGCAGGGGTGACGTTAGAGAATCCTGAAGAGCAGCAGGAGCAGCAAAAGCAGGAGAAAGATAATCTGGACATTTACCGCGACTTTATCAATAGCCTGGATGTGCTGGATGAGTTTGGGAAATCGGACTGA
- a CDS encoding lysylphosphatidylglycerol synthase transmembrane domain-containing protein, translating into MAELNPQRPSIGKRLLSWRTIVPLALVIVVFALVAQRLSLELNPKSIAAALGRANVWLFAVAFVIYYCSFPMRALRWRLLLENVGYRKEDGVYLPSFLNLNKILYLSWFANVVVPAKLGDIYRAYLLRQAANVSTTRSFGTVLAERILDLIGLLLLFISAILISLHGQLPAELELALRVCLALVVGLVVGLVGLRVYRDRIGRRIPTRFRVQYVHFQEGTLGSFKRLQLLAPLTLAVWSLESLRFMFVALAAGLLGGDLPHIFAAALFIALGESLLTTVPLTSGGVGFVEAGMFAMILLFTPQTTAAQNAAAAAILLDRLISLVSILLFGGLLFFFTIVVGKGLRRRVKGPEKADAPGEPEVASPL; encoded by the coding sequence GTGGCAGAGCTGAACCCGCAACGGCCTTCCATTGGGAAGAGGTTACTTAGTTGGCGGACGATTGTCCCGCTGGCGCTGGTCATCGTGGTCTTTGCTCTGGTAGCGCAGCGCCTGAGCCTGGAACTGAATCCCAAGAGCATTGCTGCGGCCTTGGGGCGCGCTAATGTCTGGTTATTTGCGGTGGCTTTTGTAATCTATTACTGCTCCTTCCCGATGCGCGCCCTGCGTTGGCGGCTGCTGTTAGAGAATGTGGGCTACCGTAAAGAGGATGGGGTTTATCTCCCCAGTTTTCTCAACCTCAATAAAATCCTCTACCTCTCGTGGTTTGCGAATGTGGTTGTCCCCGCGAAGCTTGGCGATATCTATCGCGCCTATCTGCTGCGCCAGGCTGCGAATGTTTCGACTACTCGGTCCTTTGGCACGGTACTGGCTGAACGTATTCTCGATCTGATTGGCTTGCTGCTGCTGTTTATTTCGGCGATCTTGATTAGTCTGCATGGTCAGCTACCTGCGGAGCTTGAACTGGCGCTGCGGGTATGTCTGGCGCTGGTGGTAGGGCTGGTCGTTGGGCTGGTGGGGCTGCGTGTCTATCGTGATCGGATTGGCAGGCGCATTCCTACACGTTTCCGGGTGCAGTACGTGCATTTCCAAGAGGGTACGCTCGGCTCGTTTAAGCGGCTGCAATTGCTGGCCCCGCTGACACTGGCGGTCTGGTCGCTGGAATCGCTGCGTTTCATGTTTGTGGCTCTGGCGGCTGGCTTGCTGGGTGGCGATCTTCCTCATATCTTTGCGGCGGCGCTCTTTATTGCACTGGGCGAATCGCTGCTGACAACGGTGCCGCTGACCAGCGGCGGGGTGGGTTTTGTGGAGGCGGGGATGTTTGCGATGATCCTGCTCTTTACCCCCCAGACGACGGCAGCGCAGAACGCGGCTGCTGCGGCTATTCTGCTGGACCGTCTGATTAGCCTGGTAAGTATTCTGCTCTTTGGCGGGCTGCTCTTCTTCTTTACCATCGTTGTGGGGAAGGGGTTGAGGCGGCGCGTGAAGGGGCCAGAGAAAGCGGATGCGCCAGGCGAACCAGAGGTTGCCTCTCCTCTTTAG
- a CDS encoding FAD-linked oxidase C-terminal domain-containing protein, with protein sequence MTMDAGEKATLVSELGAIVGVRYVLSSEYDLMLYEYDASIDRARPDVVVFPASAAEVSAIVKLANQRNVPFVARGAGTGLSGGAVPLEGGIVIAFQRMNRILDIDYRNLRAVVQPGVVNLHLSNAMTPNGFYYVPDPSSQKSCTIGGNVGENSGGPHTLIYGVTTNHVLGLEVVLTDGEIVEVGSPTLDTPGYDLTGLLVGSEGTLGIVTSITVRIVHQAESVKTLVGVFNTVDDASNTVSGIVEAGIIPAALEMMDQIILQAVEDYIHAGYPLDAAAVLLIEVEGLRDTVDEQVSRVVAVCEANHARAVRIAKDEQERQLLWSGRKEAFGAVGRISHEFYVQDGVVPRTKLPFVLDRVNEICASYGLRVGNVFHAGDGNLHPLILFDSQIPGQVEKVRQAGFEILKVCADAGGSITGEHGVGMEKSDAMPLIFSDDDLAVMTRVREAFNPHNLCNPGKILPTPGRCADIKLLIGQQHSPAYAQAEVEGAWH encoded by the coding sequence ATGACAATGGACGCAGGCGAAAAAGCCACCCTGGTCAGCGAACTCGGCGCAATTGTGGGCGTCCGCTATGTTCTCTCCTCAGAATACGATCTCATGCTCTACGAGTACGATGCTTCCATTGATCGCGCCCGCCCTGATGTAGTCGTTTTCCCTGCCAGCGCCGCCGAGGTCAGCGCCATCGTCAAGCTGGCGAACCAGCGCAACGTCCCCTTTGTAGCGCGCGGCGCTGGCACTGGCCTTTCGGGTGGCGCGGTCCCGCTGGAGGGCGGCATCGTCATTGCCTTCCAGCGCATGAACCGCATCCTCGACATTGACTATAGGAACCTGCGCGCCGTTGTGCAGCCGGGCGTGGTCAACCTGCATCTCAGCAACGCCATGACGCCCAACGGCTTCTACTACGTGCCTGACCCCTCCAGCCAGAAATCCTGCACCATTGGCGGCAACGTTGGCGAAAACTCCGGCGGTCCGCACACCCTCATCTATGGCGTCACCACCAACCATGTCCTGGGCCTGGAAGTCGTGCTGACCGATGGCGAGATCGTTGAAGTTGGCAGCCCCACGCTCGACACGCCTGGCTACGACCTGACCGGCCTGCTGGTCGGCTCCGAAGGCACGCTGGGCATCGTCACCAGCATTACAGTGCGCATTGTACATCAGGCTGAATCCGTCAAGACGCTGGTAGGCGTCTTTAACACTGTTGACGACGCCAGCAATACCGTCTCTGGCATCGTCGAAGCTGGAATCATTCCCGCCGCGCTGGAGATGATGGATCAGATCATCTTGCAGGCCGTCGAAGACTATATTCACGCGGGTTATCCTCTGGATGCCGCCGCTGTCCTGTTGATCGAAGTCGAGGGCCTGCGCGATACCGTTGACGAGCAGGTCAGCCGCGTCGTTGCCGTCTGCGAAGCCAATCACGCGCGCGCCGTTCGCATCGCCAAAGACGAGCAGGAGCGCCAATTGCTCTGGTCGGGGCGTAAAGAAGCCTTTGGAGCCGTAGGACGTATCTCGCACGAGTTTTATGTGCAGGATGGCGTCGTGCCGCGCACCAAACTGCCTTTCGTCCTTGACCGCGTGAACGAGATTTGCGCCAGCTACGGATTGCGCGTGGGCAATGTCTTCCACGCCGGAGATGGCAACCTGCATCCCCTGATTCTTTTTGATTCTCAGATTCCGGGGCAGGTGGAAAAAGTGCGCCAGGCTGGTTTTGAAATCCTGAAGGTCTGCGCCGACGCGGGCGGCTCGATTACTGGCGAACATGGCGTTGGCATGGAAAAGAGCGATGCCATGCCGCTCATCTTCAGCGACGACGACCTTGCGGTGATGACACGCGTGCGCGAGGCGTTCAATCCGCACAACCTCTGCAATCCTGGCAAAATCTTACCAACGCCCGGACGCTGCGCCGACATCAAGCTGCTCATTGGACAGCAGCACAGCCCCGCCTACGCCCAGGCCGAGGTCGAAGGAGCCTGGCACTAA
- a CDS encoding deoxyribonuclease IV, translating to MKLGRHLPTSSRPVQAAEIAQSLGCDTIQIFVNNPTSWQPPRDVPAAPGKLDPPSAFACAVAERGLSPVVVHAPYLINLASPDETIFDKSVILLGGTIQRARRFGARYVVFHMGSHRGAGVEAGIERIADGLRRILPAAPDEVVVLLENDVGAGNQVGSRIEHLAAVLDALPEHAARLGICLDTAHLWGAGYDLGSAEEVTRLLADVDRLVGLRRLPVIHLNDTATALGGRRDLHARIGEGIIPEVGLRTLLRHPALQDVAIILETPIQTLEDDETRPDWAHDKEHLARVRALGAGSRAPGPQPGQAPAAEGSAETMPPQIDQPTR from the coding sequence TTGAAGTTAGGTCGCCATCTTCCCACCAGTTCCAGACCAGTCCAGGCCGCCGAAATCGCCCAATCGCTAGGCTGTGACACTATCCAGATTTTTGTCAACAATCCTACCTCCTGGCAGCCGCCACGCGATGTTCCGGCAGCGCCAGGAAAGCTCGACCCGCCGAGCGCCTTTGCCTGTGCCGTCGCCGAGCGTGGACTCTCGCCCGTCGTCGTCCACGCGCCCTATCTCATTAACCTCGCCTCGCCCGACGAGACTATTTTTGACAAGTCTGTTATACTGCTGGGCGGAACGATACAGCGTGCCAGGCGCTTTGGCGCTCGCTATGTTGTCTTTCACATGGGCAGCCACCGGGGCGCAGGCGTCGAAGCGGGCATCGAGCGCATCGCCGACGGCCTGCGCCGCATCCTGCCAGCCGCGCCAGACGAAGTTGTGGTCCTGCTTGAAAACGATGTGGGGGCGGGCAACCAGGTTGGTTCCCGGATCGAGCATCTGGCAGCCGTCCTGGATGCGCTGCCTGAACACGCGGCACGCCTGGGCATCTGCCTGGACACCGCGCATCTCTGGGGGGCTGGTTACGATCTTGGCAGCGCGGAGGAGGTCACGCGCCTGCTAGCAGATGTTGATCGTCTGGTTGGCTTGCGGCGTCTGCCGGTAATCCACCTCAACGATACCGCTACTGCGCTAGGCGGGCGCCGCGACTTGCATGCCCGCATCGGTGAAGGCATCATTCCAGAGGTCGGGCTGCGTACCCTGCTCAGGCATCCTGCCCTGCAAGACGTCGCCATCATTCTGGAAACGCCGATCCAGACACTTGAGGATGACGAGACCCGCCCTGATTGGGCGCATGATAAAGAACACCTTGCCCGTGTGCGGGCGCTGGGCGCGGGATCGAGAGCGCCGGGGCCGCAGCCAGGGCAAGCGCCCGCAGCCGAAGGCTCGGCAGAAACTATGCCGCCTCAGATCGACCAGCCGACACGCTAG
- a CDS encoding glycosyltransferase family 4 protein: MRIAMAHSQLTTLGGGERFVLEVSRRLAARHEITLYTSAFLPEATYPGLADFPLIRLDAFQWARLRLPADAILAHTFGANLLALRNANVAYYVHTLRSRYLVGGNRLDLAARRMLDRRAVRRDRRIIANSAYTAAKFQRLYQQSVTDQVYCGVDPPLFDLPESVGGHALYIGRLAPEKGLERLLKWWEPIEYPLHIIGRGEPAYVEYLKQQSGKQVRFLAPVSGEGVAAAYRACRFVAYLPFEEELGIVPLEAMGAAKPVIVSREGGLTETVLADKTGFLVKTEAEFQEAARQLIASDETCLALGRAGRGHARPFTWERTTEQIERICVEIAEG; this comes from the coding sequence GTGCGGATTGCAATGGCTCATTCGCAGCTCACCACATTAGGAGGCGGTGAGCGGTTTGTGTTGGAAGTCAGCCGTCGGCTTGCCGCCCGGCACGAGATTACGCTGTATACCAGCGCATTTCTGCCTGAAGCGACCTATCCTGGGCTGGCTGATTTTCCACTGATCAGGCTGGATGCGTTCCAATGGGCCAGGCTGCGCCTTCCTGCTGATGCTATTCTCGCGCATACGTTTGGCGCGAATCTGCTGGCCCTTCGCAACGCCAACGTTGCCTATTATGTTCATACGCTGCGCAGCCGCTATCTGGTCGGAGGGAACCGGCTTGATCTGGCAGCGCGCCGGATGCTCGACAGGCGCGCGGTGCGGCGTGATCGGCGCATCATTGCCAACAGCGCCTATACCGCAGCAAAGTTTCAGCGGCTTTATCAGCAGTCTGTCACCGATCAAGTCTATTGCGGTGTTGACCCGCCGCTGTTCGATCTGCCTGAATCGGTTGGCGGCCACGCGCTCTATATTGGCAGGCTTGCGCCGGAGAAGGGACTGGAGCGACTGCTCAAATGGTGGGAGCCGATTGAGTATCCGCTGCATATCATCGGGAGAGGTGAGCCAGCCTATGTCGAGTATCTCAAGCAGCAGAGTGGCAAGCAAGTGCGCTTTTTAGCGCCAGTCTCTGGAGAAGGAGTTGCTGCCGCTTATCGAGCGTGCCGCTTTGTGGCTTATCTGCCGTTTGAGGAGGAACTGGGTATTGTGCCTCTGGAAGCGATGGGCGCGGCGAAGCCGGTGATCGTTTCTCGTGAAGGTGGTCTGACGGAGACGGTGCTTGCCGACAAAACGGGGTTTCTGGTGAAGACCGAGGCGGAGTTTCAAGAGGCGGCGCGCCAGCTTATCGCTTCGGATGAAACCTGCCTGGCCCTTGGGCGCGCCGGAAGAGGGCATGCGCGGCCCTTTACCTGGGAGCGAACGACAGAGCAGATTGAGCGCATCTGCGTCGAGATTGCTGAGGGGTGA
- a CDS encoding FAD-binding oxidoreductase, protein MTKLSLLTDQLHAAAPQTELLTSSGDLKRFAVDGVKPQVVALPGVVDDVAALLKIASERHLAVLPVGGCTELELGQPPERYDLAICTVRLNALLEHEAADLTCSVQAGMPLAALQQYLTAKGQFLALDPPNAERATIGGILAANASGPQRLRYGAARDLVIGLRVALGDGTIARSGGKVVKNVAGYDLNKLYIGSLGTLGIIVEANFKLIPRPERQETLLVSFENAPAAMETVIALLSSVVTPTAIELLDPAAQRHLSEQAIKMLPAGALALWEGPAHLLAISFSGGAQAVARQLADTRTTATRHAGSPGDHLEDAAHDAFWAAVRAQQIGPVVCKVSLLINELAPFLAHAQTICQEQQLEASAIAHAGSGVIYLQLRPPDATDRLAVVISQLRAQALKSKGSLVITHAPTALKAQINVWGEARPDLRLMETLKQKFDPHHTLVKGRFVGGL, encoded by the coding sequence ATGACAAAGCTGAGCCTGCTCACTGATCAACTCCACGCAGCCGCGCCACAGACGGAATTGCTGACCAGTTCCGGCGATCTGAAACGCTTCGCGGTTGATGGCGTGAAGCCACAAGTGGTCGCGCTGCCCGGCGTCGTTGACGACGTGGCCGCGCTGCTGAAGATCGCCAGCGAGCGGCATCTGGCCGTTCTCCCGGTTGGCGGCTGTACGGAGCTAGAACTCGGCCAGCCGCCAGAACGCTACGACCTTGCCATCTGCACAGTTCGCCTGAATGCGCTGCTTGAGCATGAGGCGGCTGATCTGACGTGCAGCGTGCAGGCGGGGATGCCTCTAGCCGCTCTTCAGCAGTATCTGACAGCCAAAGGCCAGTTCCTGGCGTTGGACCCGCCCAACGCTGAGCGGGCCACCATCGGTGGCATTCTGGCCGCCAACGCCAGCGGCCCCCAGCGCCTGCGCTACGGCGCGGCGCGCGATCTGGTCATCGGCCTGCGCGTGGCGCTGGGCGACGGGACGATTGCCCGCAGCGGCGGCAAAGTGGTAAAGAACGTCGCTGGTTATGATCTGAATAAGCTCTATATTGGCTCGCTGGGTACGCTGGGCATCATCGTTGAGGCCAACTTTAAGCTGATCCCTCGACCTGAGCGGCAGGAAACATTACTGGTCTCCTTCGAGAACGCCCCAGCGGCAATGGAGACGGTAATTGCTCTGCTCAGTTCAGTCGTTACCCCGACAGCCATCGAACTGCTTGACCCAGCCGCGCAACGCCATCTCTCCGAACAGGCCATCAAGATGCTGCCAGCAGGTGCGCTGGCCCTGTGGGAAGGGCCAGCGCACCTGCTGGCGATCTCCTTTTCCGGCGGTGCTCAGGCTGTCGCTCGCCAGCTTGCCGATACCCGCACAACCGCGACACGCCACGCTGGCAGCCCAGGCGATCATCTTGAGGATGCAGCGCACGACGCTTTCTGGGCCGCTGTTCGCGCCCAGCAGATCGGGCCGGTTGTCTGTAAAGTCTCGCTGCTCATCAACGAGCTTGCCCCTTTCCTGGCCCATGCGCAAACCATTTGCCAGGAGCAGCAGCTTGAAGCCAGCGCCATCGCCCACGCAGGCAGCGGGGTGATCTACCTCCAACTTCGCCCACCAGACGCCACTGATCGGCTGGCGGTTGTCATCAGCCAGTTACGCGCCCAGGCGCTGAAGAGCAAAGGCAGCCTGGTCATCACCCATGCCCCCACCGCACTCAAAGCACAGATCAACGTCTGGGGCGAAGCGCGACCTGACCTGCGCCTGATGGAAACGCTCAAACAGAAATTTGACCCTCACCATACGCTCGTCAAAGGCCGCTTCGTGGGAGGACTTTAG
- a CDS encoding UDP-glucuronic acid decarboxylase family protein, whose protein sequence is MNVLVSGGAGFIGSHLCSRLLDEGYSVLCVDNLLTGARGNIEALLGKPRFTFLQHDVVEPLAFEADAVFHLASPASPVGYMDHPFETILVNSMGTYRLLQRVREAGARFLITSTSEIYGDPLVHPQREDYFGNVNPVGPRACYDESKRLGETITMEFCRQYGVDARIVRIFNTYGPHSQMDDGRIIPNFITQALDNRPLTIHGDGSQTRSLCYVTDLVDGLMRAMFTPGTTGEIYNLGNPEEHTVLEYARLIARLCGSSSKMVFEPKRQDDPDRRRPDISKAREQLGWEPAVGLEAGMTWTISWFRQERARHTTEAQRMPVG, encoded by the coding sequence GTGAATGTGCTTGTATCGGGTGGGGCCGGATTTATCGGTTCGCATCTTTGCTCCCGCTTGTTGGATGAAGGATATTCCGTTCTCTGTGTTGATAATTTGCTCACCGGGGCGCGTGGGAACATTGAGGCATTGCTGGGCAAACCACGCTTCACGTTTCTTCAGCACGATGTTGTTGAGCCGCTGGCCTTTGAGGCAGATGCGGTCTTCCATTTAGCCAGCCCGGCCAGCCCGGTAGGATATATGGATCACCCCTTCGAGACGATCCTGGTGAATAGTATGGGAACCTATCGGCTGCTCCAGCGCGTGCGAGAGGCAGGCGCGCGGTTTTTAATCACTTCCACCTCTGAAATCTATGGCGATCCATTGGTTCATCCGCAGCGAGAAGACTATTTTGGCAATGTGAATCCCGTCGGCCCTCGCGCTTGCTATGATGAAAGCAAGCGCCTTGGCGAGACGATTACGATGGAGTTTTGCCGACAATATGGGGTTGATGCGCGTATCGTGCGTATCTTCAATACCTATGGCCCACACAGCCAGATGGACGACGGGCGGATTATTCCGAATTTTATTACGCAGGCGTTGGATAACCGACCTCTGACGATTCATGGCGATGGTTCGCAAACGCGCAGCCTGTGCTATGTGACCGATCTGGTTGATGGGCTGATGCGCGCTATGTTCACGCCTGGAACGACTGGTGAGATTTATAATTTGGGCAACCCGGAAGAGCATACCGTTCTCGAATACGCTAGGCTAATTGCCCGTTTGTGCGGGTCTTCATCGAAAATGGTTTTTGAGCCTAAGCGACAGGATGATCCAGATCGTCGTCGCCCCGATATTAGCAAAGCCAGGGAACAGCTTGGTTGGGAACCTGCGGTGGGTTTGGAGGCGGGCATGACCTGGACGATAAGCTGGTTCCGGCAAGAGCGCGCCCGACATACAACCGAGGCACAACGGATGCCAGTGGGGTGA
- the trxB gene encoding thioredoxin-disulfide reductase — protein sequence MTTTYDVIIIGSGPAGYTAALYAARANLSVLMFRGYESGGQLMLTSDVENYPGFEEAILGPDLMEHMEKQARRFGTEMRDEDVIRLDTSERPFKVYPDGSEEPALGRAIIISTGASARWLGLESETRLRGRGVSACATCDGFFFKGKDLAVIGGGDTALEEALFLTKYASHVTIIHRRDSLRGSKIMQERAFKHPQISFIWDTAVEEVHGEQAVEKLRLRNLKTGEESSLTVQGVFIAIGHTPNTALFRGQIDMDAQGYIIPREHTMTNVPGVFAAGDVTDHRYRQAVTAAGDGCRAAIDAERWLEAQGEVDKERVADPGAWGEPAGLPHSASRS from the coding sequence ATGACAACGACGTATGACGTGATTATTATTGGCTCTGGTCCGGCTGGCTATACGGCTGCGCTCTATGCCGCTCGCGCCAATCTTTCTGTCCTCATGTTTCGGGGATACGAGTCCGGTGGACAACTCATGCTGACCAGCGATGTAGAAAACTACCCTGGCTTTGAGGAGGCCATTCTCGGCCCCGACCTGATGGAGCATATGGAAAAGCAGGCGCGGCGCTTCGGCACAGAGATGCGCGACGAAGATGTCATTCGCCTGGACACCAGCGAGCGACCATTCAAGGTCTATCCCGATGGGAGCGAGGAGCCAGCCCTGGGCCGGGCCATCATCATCAGCACCGGGGCAAGCGCCCGCTGGCTGGGACTGGAGAGCGAGACACGGCTGCGTGGCCGGGGCGTGAGCGCCTGCGCCACCTGCGATGGATTTTTCTTCAAGGGCAAAGACCTGGCGGTCATCGGCGGCGGCGACACCGCCCTGGAAGAAGCCCTGTTCCTGACCAAATACGCCTCGCATGTCACCATCATTCACCGGCGCGACAGCCTGCGCGGCAGCAAAATCATGCAGGAGCGCGCCTTCAAGCACCCTCAGATCAGCTTCATATGGGATACGGCGGTGGAGGAAGTGCATGGCGAGCAGGCGGTTGAGAAACTGCGTCTGCGCAATCTGAAGACCGGCGAAGAAAGCTCGCTAACTGTGCAGGGTGTCTTTATCGCCATCGGTCACACGCCAAACACCGCCCTCTTCAGAGGTCAGATCGACATGGACGCGCAGGGCTACATCATCCCGCGCGAGCATACCATGACCAACGTACCCGGCGTCTTCGCGGCTGGCGATGTCACCGATCATCGCTATCGCCAGGCAGTCACGGCGGCTGGTGACGGCTGCCGCGCCGCTATTGATGCCGAGCGTTGGTTGGAGGCGCAGGGCGAAGTGGACAAAGAGCGCGTTGCCGACCCAGGCGCCTGGGGCGAACCAGCGGGTTTGCCACACTCAGCCTCGCGCTCATAA
- a CDS encoding heterodisulfide reductase-related iron-sulfur binding cluster yields MSSEPQEIQPITQLMEGPLRRGTHTYDLIRQCIHCGFCLPTCPTYAVLGVEMDSPRGRIYQMQAIADGRMSIGPDFIEHMYCCLGCRACETACPSGVQFGKLIESAREEIEAAAPQQHNGVERLLRRAVFGGVLPSRLLTSFMFTGLKLYQRSGAQSLVRKLNLLDYVPGTLAGKLKEPEALLPHIEGSLFQNALPTITPAPEQRRYRVGFISGCIMDQVFHDINEASIRVLAANGCEVVVPRDQRCCGALHVHSGEAERGRALARANIEAFEHWGCDYIIINSAGCGSNLKEYSHLLRDDPSYAERAAAFSSKVKDISEFLAMIDLNPQLGEIKRRVTYHDACHLAHGQKIKNQPRALLKRIPGLELVDLKEADWCCGSAGIYNITNQEMAGKLLDRKMGHIENTGAQVVATGNPGCMMQIAYGASQRDLPIQALHPIQLLDEAYRAGGAYSLPAPRKRSPGTAIGIGAVLLAVGLLLSRKRSQG; encoded by the coding sequence ATGAGCAGTGAGCCACAGGAAATCCAACCAATCACGCAGCTTATGGAAGGGCCGCTGCGCCGGGGGACACATACCTATGATCTGATCCGCCAGTGCATTCACTGTGGCTTCTGTCTGCCCACCTGCCCCACCTACGCGGTGCTGGGCGTCGAAATGGATTCGCCGCGCGGGCGCATCTATCAGATGCAGGCGATTGCCGATGGTCGTATGAGCATTGGCCCTGACTTTATCGAGCATATGTACTGCTGCCTGGGCTGCCGCGCCTGCGAAACCGCCTGTCCTTCTGGTGTCCAGTTTGGAAAACTTATCGAAAGTGCGCGTGAAGAGATCGAAGCGGCTGCGCCTCAGCAGCACAACGGCGTCGAGCGTCTTCTGCGTCGCGCCGTCTTCGGCGGTGTGCTTCCGTCGCGCCTGCTGACCTCGTTCATGTTCACCGGACTCAAACTCTACCAGCGCAGCGGCGCTCAGAGCCTGGTACGCAAGCTCAACCTGCTCGATTACGTGCCTGGCACGCTGGCTGGAAAACTCAAGGAACCGGAGGCGCTGCTGCCACATATCGAAGGCTCGCTATTCCAAAACGCGCTTCCCACGATCACCCCAGCGCCTGAACAGCGCCGCTACCGTGTGGGCTTTATCTCTGGCTGCATCATGGATCAGGTCTTCCACGACATCAACGAAGCTTCCATTCGCGTGCTGGCGGCCAATGGCTGCGAAGTCGTTGTTCCGCGTGACCAACGCTGCTGTGGCGCGCTGCACGTCCACTCCGGCGAGGCCGAGCGCGGGCGCGCCCTGGCCCGCGCCAACATCGAGGCGTTCGAGCATTGGGGCTGTGACTACATCATCATCAACTCAGCGGGTTGTGGCTCAAACCTCAAAGAATACAGCCACCTGCTGCGCGATGACCCCAGCTACGCTGAGCGCGCCGCTGCCTTCAGCAGCAAGGTCAAAGACATCAGCGAATTCCTGGCGATGATTGACCTCAATCCCCAGCTAGGCGAAATCAAGCGTCGAGTCACGTACCACGACGCCTGCCATCTGGCACACGGCCAGAAAATCAAGAACCAGCCCCGCGCGCTGCTCAAACGTATTCCTGGGCTGGAATTGGTAGACCTGAAAGAAGCGGATTGGTGCTGCGGCAGCGCGGGCATCTATAATATCACCAACCAGGAGATGGCGGGCAAGCTGTTGGACCGCAAAATGGGCCATATTGAAAATACCGGCGCTCAGGTCGTTGCCACCGGCAACCCCGGCTGCATGATGCAGATTGCCTATGGGGCAAGCCAGCGCGATTTGCCCATCCAGGCGCTTCATCCGATCCAACTGCTGGATGAAGCCTATCGCGCTGGCGGCGCGTATAGCCTACCAGCGCCAAGAAAGCGAAGCCCTGGAACAGCTATCGGTATCGGCGCTGTGCTGCTCGCGGTGGGATTGCTCCTTAGCCGCAAGAGGTCACAGGGCTGA